The following nucleotide sequence is from Apium graveolens cultivar Ventura chromosome 4, ASM990537v1, whole genome shotgun sequence.
tccattttgcttcGGAGTTCCAGAAGCAGagaattcctgtttgattccatggtttttgcagaactcttccattatcaaattcttgaactcagtactattatcacttcttattatcttcactgagtctttaaccaatttatccagttgcttgacatgatcaatcaagagagatgcagtttcactttttgtgtgcaagaaatacacccatgcgtatctggtgaactcatccactatgaccatagcttatttcttctttgcaatagacatgaaatttaatggaccaaatagatcaacatgtagaaggtgataaggctcaagaattgatgattcagtcttgctcttgaatgaggatttcctttgtttagccttctgacaagaatcacaattgccatcaggagcaaatactgactttggcagtcctctcacaagatctttcttgactagttcatttatattgttgaaatttaaatgagagagtttcttgtgccaattccagctttcttcaattgatgctctactcatcagacagattgtagaaccatcagtacttgttgaaagcttggcttcataaatgttaccacgcctgtatcctttcagaacaactttgcctgtagattgtgtttaagtcctgagacaagagctactgtttcgatgatgacattcccaagattgatattgccatatcccagagtttttcccatgttgccatctccataagaaacccctgggccagctttctccacaaagtctgatagcggggctttatttccagtcatatgtcctgagcatccactgtccagaattaggatgtttttcctgttgccctgcaatcacaaagaccactaattattagttttaaggacccagacatgcttggatcctttggccttattaagtctgttaacatatgcagcggatttaacatcagagttaatgtttacatttttcttatcaaaatttacactaccagactttgaatcagaacttacactagaaggaacaatggtaactttctttaaagaaggttttatttgataataatcatagtacaaactatgatattccttacaagtataaatggaatgccataaactaccacaataaaaacaaggattttgtggcttatatctaacagactgactcttaactcctgactttgaaggtaaggagtttatgttcttattcttcctgcaaaaagaagccagatggttagaacttccacagttatgacacgttttcctaggagcttcaggaacaggcttataatcattgcttttattcataccttcctttccattcctatttttcctaggtgattttaccttgtttgcattcttaacatcttccagcttatgcttaagctgcttcttagtcattaagcctacgtttacttcagttgtcttttcctgttttagtttgtcagaagttaattcctttttaacttctgatttctcattatcagactttacagctacaaacttaacaggttttaactttggcttttgtttaacaactacatgcttaatatctacagttcctttatcattcttatcctctccataacctaagccctctttccagttttcactacttaacaaattctgagttgttatgccagagttagtccaagtcctgataatctctctttccttttctaactcagcttttagagattcattcattttaagcacttcatccctaacatagaaagcatcatctctatctttctgagtttgatggaacatgactaactctttttctaaataatcattcctctttttgcaagcaagattttcagaagttaatctttcacatgttaaagtttgatctctacaactaatgaacatggttttaagatatcttctcaactcattaatatcatcagtatgaaaggcataagtagtttgagatacctttaattcagcagcttcagaactgctttcagcacttgccttatcagcatttgccatcaaggcataattctcctcactttcagaatctgaggtgtctgtccagcttttcttctttgtgacaagagctttttctttgtcactcttcactttcttgcaatcaggagatatgttgcctttctcaccacagttgtagcatttgacatttgtataatctcctctgtcagactttcctcctctgccctcagattttatgaaattcttcttatcagaacttgtgcctttcctgaaaaacttctttcccttcctgaacttcctgtatgcaatctttgtgattcctttcaccataagagcacacggcttcatcatctcttcatcagcatccgtctcaggcaagcttttagattctgagtcatcatcactttcagaacttgatgactcagtatcagactttgtgaagagagctttacccttgtctttccttgaggtagctgcctttggggattcttcttcagccttaagagcaactgttcctgactttcctcctttcctcttgcttctttgttccatctcaagttcatgagtcttgagcattccataaatttcatcaagagttgtttcatcaagattatagttgtctcttattgttgttgccttcaaatcccagcattcaggaagagctaacaggaatttaaggtttgaatctttaagatcatactccttattaaccagtgacaaatcattcaagagtttgacaaatctatcatataaatcagtcaatgactcattagcctttgagtcaaagtgttcatactcttgagtgagtattgtcttcctgttcttcttaatcgtatccgttccctgacatcttgtttccaaggcatcccatatctcctttgcagtcttgcagtttattaccctgtttgacattacattatcaatagcactatgcagtaagtgtcgtaccttagcatccttagcaattgattcgatatcttcagcagtgtaatcactcttctcttttggtacagactttgctgcttcacctgcaactgcaacaacgagcttggttggtttgtgaggcccttccttgattatatcaagatattctggatctgtagcttccagaaacatggtcatcctcaccttccatatggcatattcagatggtctcaatatgggaactctaatagtctcatatcgactttgaatttgtgtctttggaggttcttcagctttggtgggcttagttggagtttctgctttagacatgattgtgtttggatcttaaactgtttgtgtgttaacagataggctctgataccacttgttaggtcacacactcactgtagaggggggtgaatacagtgtatagcacaatcaaatcgaactttaataactcaagtaacagaaaacaaactttattgaaacaataaactctgttacagtatggaactgttctctctcagtgatgaacaaatatcacgagagctgctagggttacaatgaataatcttctctattgtgataacacttatagtgtaaaccctatgtctgtgtttatatactacacagttacaagataatcgctaattgatatggaacttaattctgcttcctaaaatatatcaatcagatatcttttcttccaagtattctattcttcatagaattccttcttcatgcatatctcttcttatatttgtctcgatcttctttcctttaaccagctgccttccttatctgaacgtccttcagtacttaagttctgatatccatcttctgatgattatctcctgataatataagtattgatatccttaagtcctgacttccagtaagtactgatttatcctgtttaagtaagatctgaaaactaaacataaatcacattagccatgacattatcaaatatatctaacaaagattATTGTGGAAACCAAAGGGTTGAAAGTATAGCACGTTTAGAAAGTGATATAAGTGAAATACTACCCTGAGTTATTTGCTtaagtgattctgaggacaaaatccttttaggggggaaggatgtaatatatgggatatatcgtgtaattgtttttgctaataaataaatattatgtatgtCCAacatttattctgtgaattatttgttaagtgatatatgtgtttggatgtttaaaaataataccaattgattattttaatttttatatgtccaaaataaaatatagataattgtcatatcttcctatttatttttatgttgatttatgattttataggaaatatatggattttataaattctttttctgaatctttataaactattttatacaatcgggaaccagccgacgtcgtccgtttttacgtttttataacccgaaactcttccgagaactcctttctaacctaattgcaatattacggacattttccatgttttgactttttcgatccagcgtacggtttttcccgtgcgggtcccggcgcgatattttcgatacaaaatttgtttcggtaaatcgataaaacccgtattttcgataaacgggatctttgtattaaattattataattattatctcgtaattcgtgtaaccaggcgctgagaccaagaccgcagtacaaattgtacaaatttggataattatcccgaaaaccggtaccgtttggatctgtttttataaataaacgtactattttctatccggaatgatccaacatgatactaatttcccgtaattataaatagcctttaccgtattttatttcctacagaaaatcatttgcagccagtaaattatataattttacagagaaaatacttatattcatataaacttctgagaatcaaactgcaaTTTCAAGGCGTTATCGGATTCCGATTGGAAAGCTCTAGTACTCAAAActgaaggtcttgaggtgttctatcagaatcaataagccttacaactgcagaatcaaagggtatttttctataaattttattaatttcgaattattttgattaaaaatatgaatttttgttcggatgattgtttgaatgatttgatgcttgtatgttgtagaacttttcttcctgatgattatgatatgtcatatgattgatttggagttcaataacatgttcaaaattgagtttgattttcgaattttgaaattagggtttataacccgtatgaatgttcttgattgaattcaggggtttcttatttagggattaacagatgttctagatgggtggattttgttccccttgaaatttgcaatcgattggtatatagtatgttaacagacgatccctggtttgaagggagttgtgttttgaagtttcttcgagttcgccggaaaccggtgAACTTCacggccattttccggccagttCTGGGGTTATTAGGATGAATAGATGGTTGGGTTATGTTTCCCATGAATTGTAGATGATATCTGGAGCTCCTGAAGGTGTGACAATTTCGGGAACGCCATCTTCGGCGAACCCCGATTATTTTCCGACGAGCCCTGTAAAACTTGCAATTTAGTACCTGTGCTTGTGAAGAAGAAACAGTAgagtccctgaggtttccagaagtTTCAAAAACTGGATTCcagtttataaattatttaaaaatcatattctctatttattttaattataaaaattcatttttaatttctgaaaattccaaaaattattattttaattccaaaaattatttttaattcaaaaataaatccgaattaattagttaattaattttagttattaattaattaattaattggtcaattaattcgaaaattaattgattaattgatttgattaattattaattgattttaattaattacttagttagatttaatcatttataaatgatttaaaaattccgaaaaatagtttcgagtcttaaaatattattttaaattattttcaaggttcgataattattataaaattattttaaagccatatttggctaaccgaaccctgtttattactttaaaattgatccaacgaaccgttttaattccaaaaaatattttaaaaatcatattaaatacccgaaagactgttgATGACCCGAGATTTcttataaataaaatttcattgattgtttgacgtgttatgtgttatatgtgacttatttacaggattttataattttattttcaatcttttaattaaaataatcTTCTTATGCGCAAAGGATATTGAATTTTCACTTTGCATGTTTGGGTTTCTGTGTTTATAAGTAACTTACCCTTATTTCCATTATCAAGATAACATGTAGGTTTTAGTTTCTAAGAAGTTAAATAGGGTCCGGGCAATTATTAGTGTTGAGTAAAGATAATTAAGTGAATTCATCCTTGTTGCAAGTTTAAGATAGTGTTCAAATTAGATATTCACTTGATATAAGCGTGGGTTAATATAATCCTATTTGATTAATACTTTAAcactttaatattattttattataattaatataaAGGCTGCTGTTGAAAACTGCTTGGGCTGCGAGAAAAAGTACTGGTGGAAAAAGTGCTGTCAGGAAAATTAGATGACTCTTtggtatttttttaatttatgcatattttatgttataatatataaaaataatatttttgagaaggtTTGATGGTGATAGTGATATCTATTTTTTGTAAAAGCTAAAAACAGCCTTTTCCAAAAGCATGGGGGACATGCTTTTACTAACAGCAGTTTTTAGACCAAAAGCGTTTTTCCAGACAGCAGTttttaaaatttaccaaacacctttctAACAGATTTCAGCAAAAAGCTGTTGTAACTGTCTGAAATAGCAATACCAAACGAGGCCAAAGTTTATAAGTACGGTTAAATAGGTAATTTTAACGTGTATCAAAAAATAGGTACCGTACCAAAATTTTCAAtatttcatttttaatataatagtaatAGAAGTATCGATAGATAGATAAACAAGTCTTGCTTATAGATTTCGGAGATCAAACCTATTTAGTTGAGATACCGATCTATGATTTATCCGGTGATTTATGAAGGTAGCTGATATGTGCACACCTTCGATTTATAGGTGCACACTCTTTATTGTGATTAAGATTAAAATATCATGTGCAAATTCATATTCAAAGATTTGGTCTAAAATTCAATAAAGGGTGTGTACTGCACATGTCAGTTGTCTTTATGAAAAATAGGATAAGTTATTGATGATTTATCAAATTAGTCAAATATTTTTGATCGAAAGATATAATTAAAAAATAGACTAGAACctataatattaaatttgaaattGTTAGAAACCTTGActgaaaatattagttatgtttaaTGTAGAGGAAGTATAGGAGAATAGAAAATATGGAGAGAAAGTTGTATCTCATTCCATTAGCTAAatgagctatttatagtagttggtTTACAAGTCTTACTATGTAAACTATTCAAATCTTCTTCATTAAGTATTGCAAGTCTTCCTCGATAAGTTTTACAAGtcttcctcgataagctttacaagtcttcctgATTAAGTTTCTTTCTTAAGAAGCTGTGCAAGTCTTCCTCAATAAGATTTGAGAGACTTCCTTGATACGCTTTGACAATCactttatatttattcaaatattttaacactcccccttgattgtcaaatgcgagttattgcaaagattgactgcctcgttaaaatcttgcaaggaaaaacccagtgggataaaaaccttgacgaaggaaaaagagtaAAGCCTCCCCCTGAATAAAATATCTCACATTTTGTCATTTTGATGTAGCAAACTTTTTAACCTCCACATACCCATATTATTTCTCAGCTTCTCAAATGTTGATGTAGGTAGTGGCTTTGTAAGTATATCCGTCAGATTATCGCATGAGCGAACTTGTTGGACATCAATATCACCATTTTCTTGAAGTTCATaagtgtagaagaattttggcAATATGTGTTTTGTTCGATCTCCTTTAatatatccttccttaagttgtTTGATGCAGGCCGAGTTATCCTCCAATAAAACTTTAGGACTGTCTGAAATACTTGATAATCCACATGATTCTCGAATATGTTGAATGACCGACCTTAGCCAAATACATTCTCTGCTTACTTCATGAATTGCTAGTAACTCTGCTGTGGTTTGATGAAGTTACAACCATCGTATGTTTTGTAGACTTCCAAGAGATAGCTAGTATCACAATATGTAAATAGGTAACCTGTTTGTGATCGCCCAAAGTGAGGATCTGACATGTATCCAGCATTTGCATATCCAACTAGCTGTGATCTTGAATTGTTTGGGAAGAATAGTCCAAGATTGATTGTCCCTCGAAGATATCTGAATATATGTTTGATTCCATCCCAAAGCCTTTTAGTAGGGTCATAACTAAATCTTGCCAACAGGTTCACTGCAAATGCAATATCAGGTCGTGTGTTATTTGTCAGATACATGAGAGCACCAATTACACTGAGATATGGAACTTCAGGTCTAAGATCCTCTTCATCTTGTTTTCTAAGAAGGAAAGGATCCTTTTCAACCTCGAGTGATCGAACAGCCATTGGTGTGGCTAGTGGATGAGCTTTGTCCATGTAGAACCgatcaagaatcttttcagtgtagtttgattgatgaacaaatattcctgaagataagtgctccacctgtatacctaaacaaaatcttgtccttccaagatctttcatttcaaactcattTTTCAGATATTTAGCAGCATTAGTGATATCTTCAGTAGTTTTAATTATATTCAAATCATTCACATATACGATAATAATAACAAAACCTGTTGATGATCGTTTAATGAAAATGCAAGGACACACTTGATTATTAACATATCCATCATTCAATAAGTATTTACTAAGCCTGttgtaccacatacgaccagattgtttcaaaccatacaatgatcaTTTTAATTTAACAGAATATAAATGTCGAGGCTTAGTGTCCTCAATATTTAATCCTTCACAAATTTTCATATAAATATCACTA
It contains:
- the LOC141719607 gene encoding secreted RxLR effector protein 161-like, which gives rise to MDKAHPLATPMAVRSLEVEKDPFLLRKQDEEDLRPEVPYLSVIGALMYLTNNTRPDIAFAVNLLARFSYDPTKRLWDGIKHIFRYLRGTINLGLFFPNNSRSQLVGYANAGYMSDPHFGRSQTGYLFTYCDTSYLLEVYKTYDGCNFIKPQQSY